The Arachis ipaensis cultivar K30076 chromosome B07, Araip1.1, whole genome shotgun sequence genomic interval TTAATACGTAGAGGCCCGTAGAATCTCAATCTTGTTTTATTTGAGGGTCATGAGTAGAATCTGAATTTGAACATATATATACTTAGTAGACACCCAAAGAGGAAGCAAATTAAACAGAGGCAGAAGCTATATAATaatgaaaatactaaaatttGAGTGAATTTTGGttgattatatttattttgttataaatTGCTTGAAGTCAAGATGGTTCGGGTACCCCACTTGAGAATGGAGGCCCGTGTGAGAGGCCCATTGTAGACGAGATGGGAAGCATGCATTTCCTATGCTCCTGTGTCTGGCCTAATTTTGCATCCCAGGTGTTGTTGACCTCTGATCTCCAATAAGAAACTCTTTTTCTATAATATCTCCAATCAAATTTATCCATCCATCCATCAATTATGCTAAATTTCAATTAAGTCAATTATGTAATCATTATGCGAAGAATTTTGAGTGGAATACGAGGCATATGGGGACGAGTACAATGTTGAGGAAAAAACAAACGATATATAATAATACAGGCTACTAGCTGATAGTATATGACAGGTAAAAATACACCACCCCCTAGGACTTTATTATTAAGAGAAAATGGTCAGTTTTTGAACTTTTatctcaaaaataaataatttttttgtcaaattgaattatgaataaattttttatttttgtaaataaaaaatacataaatcatTTCATATCGAATTCAAATAATTTCTATTTATAAAAAGTAAAAcctacttttattttaatttagtaagAGATTTATCTATTTTTATGATAAAAGATTAAGAAATTATTTGtctttttttctattattaattAACCTTCATTATATCACTCcaaattttttgtttaaaaatggCGATAATTAGAGAGAGTAAGAACGTGCCAAGAATAACACGATAATGGTTGGATTTGGGCTGCAAGCGAATTTCTTAGATATACTAAGCATAAATTGGAATTATTTTGTTCTATTCCATTTATATTATAACTTACCTCATAATCATAACTTGGTTTTATTTGATTAACTACTCGGAAGAAACAAACATCTTACGTTAATTACTTGCACGAAATAGTCATCTTTTCCAGAACTCATccgtaaaaaaaagaaaaaatttcaaaGCATGAAAAAGGTACGTTCTTTATTCCATAGGGCACCACATCGGGAATATAGATTCATATTAATTTGAGCACTAGTATACTTTTTGCAAGAATCTATATTATGTATTCTTGATTAGCTgacatatatatttatttatctaccGAAAAAAAACGAAGCAAGTCTGATTTAAATTATGTAAGAGAATTAATTATCTAACAAAAGTAAATGCTTTTCAAGAACAATACCATATCATCTACGTTAAAAAAGTGAGTTAATTTAATTAAGAGAAATGCTACACCgccgaatttattatttttggctcgTTCATTATTTTTTTGCTATCAGttaattatcaatatttaaatatatgaaataaaaatatattgttaaattattaaactaaaaaaattaaattaattaataaaaataataaaagttttaATAACTCTCTaatatttttcttcaaataaaCAACTTAGATTTAATTTCTAAGTTAAATTTTGTTTTGAGGTATCATGAAATGGGGAAGTAGATGCATTCTGAGTGCTTCACACTGTAAAGTATTTTCCAAAATAGGGGAAAATGAGATTGCTTACCATGTAGAGTATTATCAAATAAAAAATGGGAAGAAAACTATCCATCTCTCTTAATTGCGGGAAGGGTCAGAGAGAAAGTACCACCGGGTTTTCCGGTGCAAGGACGAATAAGCAAAAGCTGATTAAATGACACGTGTCGGATGTGTGTCCGTTGGATGGTCAAAGCAGAACTGTGATTCACTCATCCCGGCCGAGATTTACTGAAACTGAAAGAGAACTGTAGAGAGGTTTGGCAGTGATAGATTTTCATGTTCCCTCACACtcacaccctctctctctctttctctcacaCTCACATGAGACACACACAGAgacatactctctctctctctctcctcaagTCTTGAGTGTGCTTCACTGCAACAACAAAACCAACCCCGTCTGAATTGCTCTTGTAGGATATAGTGAGATACAGTCTACAGTTACAGTCTAaaagcaagagagagagagagagatggttgGATTGGTGACCACAATTCATAAATGATAGTTGAACAGTAGAGTGGATGGGTGCAGTTACCATGGCGGCgtagcagagagagagagagagaggggctctAATTCCGTGCCATAATTGCCTTTGATTTGGAGAAACTAAAACTGCAACTGCAGCTACTGCAAGAGAATTGATCAGCCAGCAGCAACATACACCAAACCCAACATCCTGTTTTCTTTGGTCATTTTATTCTTTGAAaggtctttttctttttgttcttttttatttttaatgttttaatttcGTTTTAGTTTGagcaggaaaagaaaaaaaaaaaacagttttcCGCAAAAGCTGCAAATGCCCAAACAAGTCCATACAAGATCAAACTTGAGACGCCTCTCCCGCACAATTCACAGTTGAGTTGAGTGGGTGAGAGAATgacataaaattttatttaaaaagaaaaaaagaaagattgCTTAGGTAAAAATTATTAAGCAAAAAATTAAGAAGTATCTGCAAATAAACGTAACCCACCGTTTATGCAATTTAAACAGCTGTAGTAGGACGATGTTTGGGTTAAACAGAAGCACTAGTTAGTCCTCCTAGTACGTAATAGTATGCGATTGAATACAAGTTGGTGCGAGCTGAGTGCACTAGTATTTTAAAGATTCGCGAAGGTTCTATCTGCTATGGATGATATTATCTCTGAATTGGGGATAGTTTCAGCTTTTGGGTGCAACAACAAATGGCTGGGTTCTTCTCTCTAGGTGGAAGGGGAGCTGGCCCACACAGCAacaaggaagaagaaggagaaagagtaGCAGAAAAACATCATCAAGACCATCACAACAGCAATAGCCTATTCTTGTTCAGGAACAACGAGGAGGTGTACAACAAAGGAGGATTCGAGATATGGCCGCAGCCCTACCACCAAAACCAAGGTTTCAGCAACTACTACTCGTTTGGGGTGGGTCCTAGTACTCATCAACATagaaggaacaacaacaacaacgacaactccaacaacaactCCAACGACGAAGGCGTCTCCTTCTGTGTCTCGGATGAGTCGACGAGATTTGGACTGACGATGATGAGGTCCTCCGGTGGTGGTGGAGGCACGGGGAGCGGCGGCGGTGGCGGTGGCGTAAACTGCCAGGACTGCGGGAACCAAGCAAAGAAAGACTGTGCTCACCTGAGATGCAGGACTTGTTGTAAGAGCCGAGGGTTTCAGTGCCAAACCCACGTGAAGAGCACTTGGGTTCCCGCCGCAAAACGCCGTGAACGACAGCAACAACTCGCTGCCTTGCAGCAACAGCAATTGCACAGTGCAGACACTTCTTCTAAACGACACAGAGACACTCATCCAGCTCTTGACACTCTTCCTTGCGCTCCTCCTGTTCCCACCATCACCACCACAGGtacatatattattatatattatctttATATACAGTACAGTGAGTGAGATATTGagtagtagtagaagaagaatgcTATACCTAACCAATGAATGATGATGGATTCATATCATGTGACTGTGAGTGTGAATTGtgaaaatgaaactacactacTAGCTTCATATGCTTGTCCTTATCCTTTCtgtccctctctctttcttctattTCCAAATTCCGTCACTGTTTTCAAGTAAAACTGACGAAATTATTTAGGTTTAATTTCCATGTGAGCCCTTTTTGGTTGGAGAGTGGGCTAATTGCattctttttttgattttatttgtttgtccTTATTATGATGATTATGATTAGGGTTGGAACTGGGTCAATTCCCTTCAGAAGTAAGCTCATCAGCGGTGTTTAGGTGTGTGAAAGTTAGCGCAATAGACAGTGTAGATGAACAGTATGCATATCAAACCGCTGTCAACATCGGAGGCCATGTTTTCAAGGGAATTCTCTACGATCAAGGTCCCCAAGGACTTTACACTACTGCCATTGTTGCCGAGGGTTCTTCcgctggaggaggaggaggaggaggagctgAACCTCAACAACAACTCAGCCTCATAACAGCTGCAACCACCACCGCTGGGAACCCCTTTGACCCTTCTTCGCTTTACCCGGCTCCACTCAACGCTTTCATGGCTGGTACGCAATTCTTCCCACCACCAAAGTCCTAACATACACACCTGCACTCTCCCTAGCTAACTCTCTCGGAGTAACACCATTGAATTTCTATCCAGCCTTGTTATTTGGAAAAACGGTTATGAGAGTCTATGACCATGACCAAGTTAAAAGGGGCCGCGAGGATGTTTGTCACTTTGTTTTATGTTATCGAAATGCCAATGTCAATTCAGGTTTTCATGATTTATCTCGGCATTAGACCCACTTTTCAtataaaaatgattttgaatttgatttctCCGATTGTATGTGGGACTGTGTGTTCCGTTTTCCTCGGCATAGACAGCATTATTTTGATCGATGTGTGTGCACTAAATTATGTTAAGTTTTTCGGTTATGGcggtgatttgatttgatttgttagtttatgtaatttttctttttctgggTTAATAGTTAGTGAGCCTTTCTGCTCGGTGCTGAACTCGAAGCCGCTTTTTCCTGTTTACCCGTTTGCTTGCCGGATTAAAATGGAACGAAATAGGTTCCGTGTTTGGTTTAACATAGtagaaattcaaatatttttctatccttttttattattagtaTCAAAATCCTCTTAAAATTTGCATTTATCACCATTAATTTCTTGGGAGAAACAGGCGAAGAATGctccatcttttttttctttgtctcttCCATGCATTGCGAACTTCGCAACTATATAGCAGGTAGAGCTGTCCAGCCTTTAAAGTGAAATCTGGATTCTGCGCGCATTATTTTCTTCTATACCATTGATATTTCATAATTATGTTACGTATAAATGGAGAATTACAACTAGCATTTACACCAACTACTTCTCTGAGCAACAATAAAATTTAGCCACTGGAATAGGCAACCATGATCCATGGATGTGACTTCCATATTCTAAAGTCGGAAAAGTCAtcttctttaatttggcacataaCGTTTAAATGCTTCTAAAAGTATGTGCATGTGATGTATGTTTATGCATATAAGTGTATGCTGCTACCAAAGATATAGGTCAAGGTACACATTGTTTTATAGGGTTAATGATACTTTCCTAGAATGCTTCTTTTAGTTCATAAGGAAGAACCAGAAACTCCTACAGAAAATTTCCCTAGTTTTGTAATAACTGGCCCATAACATGTGCTACACAACCTTCCGCTGATTGTGACCTTCCATAGTCTTTATTAATAACCTCCCCAtacttttttctttctctatttttcctcttcttcttcctttgctAGTGTTTATCATGTTTATAGACAGTACGTAGATAGTGTTTTAGAGAAAGTTAATTGCATCGTTAACCTATGTACCCTATTGTTCCTTTGTCCATATCtaggaaaacaaataaaaattaaatgtgGACTAACCCCTTTGATTCCTTCATCGGGTCCATTTGGTAAACACTTCATTTAATTAGAACAATCAGCCACTCAGCAATCATTATTttaaatatcatttttttaaaaatttattattttagagGTGAATCAATACTATTAGAGTTCTACATTATATCTAAAGTCTTAATAGTTTTTATTAGTGTTGACAATTCTCACCCCTTAAACTAAGTTAGAATATTAATGTAAACTCATTTAATTCGAATGTGATGATTTTAGAGTTTGTCCTATATATATAATTGTTATTAGgctgcttgacacattattcaattaattttttaaaaaatttaaattcttgACCATTCCTAAATATGTGGATAACTATTACACTCTAAAGTCTAATGATTAGTCTAGTGCATGACTAGTAAAAAATCTTAAACACAATTTATTAAAAAGATTATTTCTATTGTGAGTGTGGTTATTATTAGGTTCAAACTTGTTCCTATAGAAGAAGCTTCAGCAAAATGTTATCGAAGCTTTTGTTAAGATCTTCATGATTATAAGATCAGTTGAGGATTAAAGTAGACTGGATTTTATGCCTTTTAGAGGACACAACCATAGAGGGAATAAAAAAAGAGTTGAATCTATAATTGTAGCTCAAGTCTAGTCACTTCTGTTGGCCACATGCATGCatcaagagaaaaagaagagagggagaagaacaTTATAAAGAAAGTAGTTGTGACACCATATCGTTCATGTCAATGCTTTGGTTATGCTGAAAAACGTTAATTTTTGCTAAGCTAGTTCATCCTAAGAAGAAGCATCATAATGAAAATCACTCAAAGCATGAGAGTAGTCCGGAAAAGGCAACGCACACATGCACAAATAAAGTAAGATGGAATGATCGATGTTGCGCTAATGATAAAATCACCGttaaaaatatatcaaattacatTATTATTGAGCTCCTTTAATTGTAAACAATATATTATACACAGTATTCTTTATATTTATCAGGTATAATGTCATCGTCTATCTAAATCTTCTTTAAATTGAAGAAGACTGATGTAAGGTGAAAATTAAAGTAGTACATTTTTATTTACTAGAGTATCCTATATGTAAGGTGTTAGTAATTTCAAAGTATTAATCCCCCAAAATACTGTTTAAGTTACCCACTGATtgaaacatacaaaaaaaatatagaaatttaattaataattagacCTTTGGATTTTCTTGTTATTATTGGAAGATTATAAGGTGTAACTGGAATGCTTTCATGCTGCCATGCATGTAAAGTTTCACCGTATAGCTAGTGCTATAAAGTCAAATATAGTTATTATATTGTAACTTAATTGAATTTTTAATCCCCATCCAAACCTGAAAATATAACGATAAATTTTGAACATGCAGTCCAAATTAAACGATGCGAGTGATATATATGCCATCTTTAATTTTAGGAATGCTAAAATGATTGATGAACTTCGGAATTGGGATGCAAGAAAAAAGAGTGTATGTATCATATATATCCTTATTGCTTCAATTGTTTCTGCAGTTTATTTATTTGCGAATAGCCAAGGTTGTTAATAATTTGATTTACAATAATTCTAACCAATTAGTGGATGAACTATAAAAgaaatctaataaaaaaaaatcttagatataaattttttaatttttgaattttttcttatgttttaaaaaataacatccaaaatttaatagaaaaaatatctacaattattataaaaaacatctaaaacttaataaaaaattcaaatttcttaaaagaaacctttaaaatttaacaaaaaaatcatTTAAATAATTGTATAAGAACTTCTAAAGGTGATGAAAAGATAATGCGAAGAGAGAAGGAGTAGCagtaaagagaaaaaaagagaagagattaAAAAAAAAGCAAGAGAATGCGTATTTTTTTAGCGTaaacttaattttttaaattttaaaagtagaATGTTAGATAAACAATGAATATTTTGAACAATacgaacaaccaccaatcaaatgaaaatatacTACATCTTAATTTAAtgctattaattaaatttactcttttaaccttattaattcacattatttatacattgttcaaaaatattgttggttacctatacttttttattttaaaattagtttttattttaaaaattgactGCTTTATGGCtaaactttttttaatttatataataaGTGAGTTGGTCGCTAGCTGCTATATCATAAACTCCTTTTAAGACTAATGGTACGACCATGCAATTAATCTGCACTATTCATGAAAATTAAGGTTATGGATTCAACCGCAGCAAAAGAAAAAGTTGTCCCTTAATTTGTTAATTATGTTTTCGAACTGTGAATTAATCTCAGAGAAGGCTATGAAGTGACTGTTATCTCACGTGTATGGTAAATGAAACCTAAGCTTGTCATGACGGAATTCATGTTACTATATACATTGTCATTAAGGCACCGTTAAGACAAAAGTAGGTACAAAGATTCTTGAAAAtgaaaatcttttttattttattttatgttttttatttttgaagagaACTACTCCTTTCCTAATTCCTATAGCCTGTAGACAATAGAACTAGTGACACTAAACATGTCAAATCACAATTACAGAATAATTATANNNNNNNNNNNNNNNNNNNNNNNNNNNNNNNNNNNNNNNNNNNNNNNNNNNNNNNNNNNNNNNNNNNNNNNNNNNNNNNNNNNNNNNNNNNNNNNNNNNNNNNNNNNNNNNNNNNNNNNNNNNNNNNNNNNNNNNNNNNNNNNNNNNNNNNNNNNNNNNNNNNNNNNNNNNNNNNNNNNNNNNNNNNNNNNNNNNNNNNNNNNNNNNNNNNNNNNNNNNNNNNNNNNNNNNNNNNNNNNNNNNNNNNNNNNNNNNNNNNNNNNNNNNNNNNNNNNNNNNNNNNNNNNNNNNNNNNNNNNNNNNNNNNNNNNNNNNNNNNNNNNNN includes:
- the LOC110264314 gene encoding protein SHI RELATED SEQUENCE 1-like; the protein is MAGFFSLGGRGAGPHSNKEEEGERVAEKHHQDHHNSNSLFLFRNNEEVYNKGGFEIWPQPYHQNQGFSNYYSFGVGPSTHQHRRNNNNNDNSNNNSNDEGVSFCVSDESTRFGLTMMRSSGGGGGTGSGGGGGGVNCQDCGNQAKKDCAHLRCRTCCKSRGFQCQTHVKSTWVPAAKRRERQQQLAALQQQQLHSADTSSKRHRDTHPALDTLPCAPPVPTITTTGLELGQFPSEVSSSAVFRCVKVSAIDSVDEQYAYQTAVNIGGHVFKGILYDQGPQGLYTTAIVAEGSSAGGGGGGGAEPQQQLSLITAATTTAGNPFDPSSLYPAPLNAFMAGTQFFPPPKS